Proteins from a single region of Arctopsyche grandis isolate Sample6627 chromosome 1, ASM5162203v2, whole genome shotgun sequence:
- the LOC143913663 gene encoding uncharacterized protein LOC143913663, translated as MFKFVLVLCFLVAVHGHGMVMDPVNRASRWRVDSSAPANYDDNQLWCGGAGALVSNGRKCGMCGDNFANPTPRMHELGGRYGQGVIVKSYRQGANIPITVRISANHRGYFQFRMCNLDRYGSESDACYDNILLLTSTGEDRHPIASHLGNHELVLRLPSGVTCKHCVLQWTYYAANTGENYRTCSDISIN; from the exons ATGTTCAAGTTTGTCTTGGTACTTTGCTTCTTGGTGGCCGTGCACGGTCATGGCATGGTCATGGATCCAGTCAACAGAGCTTCCAGATGGAGGGTTGACTCTTCGGCACCGGCTAATTATGATGATAATCAGTTGTGGTGCGGCGGTGCTGGG GCATTGGTGAGCAATGGCAGAAAATGCGGAATGTGTGGAGACAACTTCGCAAATCCTACACCTAGAATGCATGAGCTTGGAGGCAGATATGGACAAGGAGTCATCGTCAAAAG CTACCGACAAGGTGCCAATATTCCAATCACTGTGAGGATATCCGCCAACCACCGAGGCTACTTCCAATTCAGAATGTGCAATTTGGACAGATATGGTTCAGAATCCGACGCATGCTACGATAATATTCTGCTGTTGACATCAACCGGTGAAGATAGACATCCGATCGCTTCTCATCTTGGCAACCACGAACTCGTTCTCAGATTGCCATCCGGAGTCACTTGCAAACACTGTGTGCTTCAATGGACTTATTATGCAG caaACACCGGAGAGAACTACAGAACGTGCTCTGACATTtcaatcaattaa